Proteins from one Thermobifida alba genomic window:
- a CDS encoding ABC transporter ATP-binding protein, producing MTPTGPAVVIEKLVKRYPGPGGGVTAVAGIDLTIADGEIFGLLGPNGAGKTTTIETLVGLRRPTEGTVRVLGLDPVRQRAEVRRVVAVQPQQASVFEFQTVAELLHFWASCHPDPADPEEIIERMGLTGSRDVRTAKLSGGQRQRLLVGTALVSRPRLLVLDEPSTGMDPNSREELWAAVRAHRDAGGTVLLSTHSMEEAEALCDRVAIVDRGRIVACGPPRNWCTSTSPNRRCCSPRPPEATWPDSGNAPTCWR from the coding sequence ATGACGCCGACCGGCCCCGCGGTGGTCATCGAGAAACTGGTCAAGCGCTACCCCGGCCCCGGAGGCGGAGTCACCGCCGTGGCCGGGATCGACCTCACGATCGCCGACGGAGAGATCTTCGGACTGCTCGGACCGAACGGTGCGGGCAAGACCACCACCATCGAGACCCTGGTGGGACTGCGCAGGCCGACCGAGGGCACGGTGCGCGTCCTGGGCCTCGACCCGGTCCGGCAGCGTGCGGAGGTCCGCCGCGTCGTGGCCGTCCAGCCCCAGCAGGCGTCGGTGTTCGAGTTCCAGACCGTCGCGGAGCTGCTGCACTTCTGGGCCTCCTGCCACCCCGACCCCGCCGACCCCGAGGAGATCATCGAGCGGATGGGGCTGACCGGGTCGCGGGACGTGCGGACGGCCAAGCTCTCCGGCGGACAGCGGCAGCGGCTGCTGGTCGGCACCGCGCTGGTCTCCCGACCCCGGCTGCTCGTCCTGGACGAGCCGTCCACCGGCATGGACCCCAACTCCCGCGAGGAGCTGTGGGCCGCGGTCCGCGCCCACCGCGACGCCGGGGGGACGGTGCTGCTGTCCACCCACTCCATGGAGGAGGCCGAGGCGCTCTGCGACCGCGTCGCCATCGTCGACCGGGGGCGGATCGTCGCCTGCGGACCCCCGAGGAACTGGTGCACGAGCACGTCCCCGAACAGGAGGTGCTGTTCACCACGGCCTCCGGAAGCGACCTGGCCGGACTCGGGGAACGCGCCGACGTGCTGGAGATGA